One Mercurialis annua linkage group LG3, ddMerAnnu1.2, whole genome shotgun sequence DNA window includes the following coding sequences:
- the LOC126675137 gene encoding aquaporin SIP1-1-like isoform X2: MGAISGAIGDGVLSFMWVFCSSLFGFLTSLVANAIGVQDQVYTTLFITTVIVFVFLFLFGIIGSFMGGASFNPTATATFYAAGVGGDNLFSLALKFPAQAAGAVGGALAILEVIPLQYKHMLGGPTLKVDLHTGAIAEGVLTFLISFAVLLIILRGPRNSILQNWLIAVVTVVLVVSGSKYTGPSMNPANAFGWAYINKWHNTWEQFYVYWICPFVGAILAAWAFRFVFPPPAAPKQKKA, translated from the exons ATGGGTGCAATATCGGGGGCGATTGGTGATGGAGTTTTATCATTTATGTGGGTTTTTTGTTCATCGTTATTTGGGTTTTTGACAAGCCTTGTAGCGAATGCAATCGGCGTTCAAGATCAAGTTTATACCACCCTTTTTATTACTACTGTTATTGTGTTTGTGTTTCTGTTCTTGTTTGGTATAATTGGGTCGTTTATGGGTGGCGCTAGTTTTAATCCTACTGCTACTGCTACTTTTTATGCTGCTGGTGTTGGTGGCGATAATCTTTTCTCGTTGGCTCTTAAATTTCCTGCTCAG GCAGCGGGTGCTGTAGGTGGTGCATTGGCGATCTTGGAGGTGATTCCGTTGCAGTACAAGCACATGCTTGGAGGCCCAACATTGAAAGTTGACTTGCATACTGGAGCCATTGCCGAGGGGGTGCTAACCTTTTTAATCAGTTTTGCTGTTCTTTTAATCATCCTGAGAGGTCCACGAAACTCGATTCTCCAGAACTGGCTGATTGCTGTTGTGACCGTGGTATTAGTTGTTTCAGGTTCTAAATACACTGGCCCTTCCATGAATCCGGCTAAT GCTTTTGGGTGGGCATACATAAACAAATGGCACAACACATGGGAGCAATTCTATGTTTATTGGATTTGCCCTTTCGTCGGAGCAATATTGGCGGCTTGGGCCTTCCGCTTCGTATTCCCACCGCCGGCGGCGCCAAAACAGAAGAAAGCCTGA
- the LOC126674318 gene encoding probable leucine-rich repeat receptor-like protein kinase At5g49770 has product MIKTRPPSFNLVFLFFCIAASSSADLTPPDAQGSCSALNFTKFPYKPTGECIGDQKKVQILGSISTTLCCRNVLNFLTKTLAWKLSNTSSDSVFLPQDQWINCNAAFPQDQSPVSPFLCGFDYLYTGYSACSSYSLSSIKEDSYYKKAVSTCSSFNSAPYNDACSNCTAAISAAIDGLMSKLNAENGKAICTVAMIISIAAENVVDPVFIDDFYNCLPALDEFDVGYDKIKHSTLKAIFATFLAIVALMLVLILAIYVTKSRRKSKRPPNPILVRPKEIKSWYGLYRFSKAEIENAINYGDERKYLGRGSAGQVYKGVLPSGQVVAVKHIHQSSTSDSFQREVEGLSRVRHPNLVCLFGYCSEGDDRYLVYEYCSAGNLAQHLLRKENLLTWERRVQILRDCALGLRYLHHYIDGCVVHRDIKLTNILLTENLDPKLSDFGLAKMLGMEESKVFTDVRGTIGYMDPEYMTNAKLTCASDIYSFGIVILQILSGQKVIDLDLDARDQLTRKAKDVIMRKRPVTDFEDPRLKGQVNRADFEAILQIAVLCVAKSSKGRPTMDVVFEEMEKACKNTSAYMKKLRGETNTSATSISMSMEAIPV; this is encoded by the exons ATGATCAAGACTAGACCCCCTTCTTTCAACCTTGTCTTCCTTTTCTTCTGCATTGCTGCCTCCTCCTCCGCGGATTTAACTCCGCCCGATGCTCAAG GTTCTTGTTCCGCCTTAAACTTCACAAAATTCCCTTACAAGCCAACCGGAGAATGCATAGGCGATCAAAAGAAAGTCCAGATTTTAGGCAGCATCAGCACAACACTCTGCTGCCGAAATGTTCTCAATTTCCTGACAAAAACCTTAGCCTGGAAACTATCCAACACAAGTTCCGATTCTGTTTTTCTTCCACAAGATCAATGGATAAACTGTAACGCCGCCTTTCCCCAAGATCAATCCCCCGTTTCGCCATTTTTATGTGGTTTCGATTATCTTTACACCGGTTACAGTGCTTGCTCCAGTTATTCCCTGTCATCAATCAAAGAAGATTCATATTACAAAAAAGCAGTATCCACATGCTCGAGTTTCAACTCTGCTCCGTATAACGACGCATGTTCAAATTGCACCGCAGCAATTTCGGCTGCTATTGATGGTTTAATGTCAAAATTAAATGCAGAGAATGGAAAGGCCATATGTACAGTAGCTATGATCATTTCGATTGCTGCGGAAAATGTTGTCGATCCGGTTTTTATCGACGATTTCTACAATTGTTTGCCTGCCTTAGATGAATTCG ATGTGGGTTATGACAAAATCAAGC ATAGTACATTGAAGGCAATATTTGCGACTTTTTTGGCAATAGTTGCGTTGATGCTAGTACTTATTTTAGCCATCTATGTAACTAAAAGCAGAAGAAAAAGCAAGCGCCCGCCTAACCCTATCCTTGTTCGTCCGAAAGAGATCAAATCATGGTACGGTCTTTACAGATTCTCCAAGGCGGAGATCGAGAACGCAATCAACTACGGCGATGAGCGAAAATACTTGGGAAGAGGAAGTGCTGGTCAGGTTTATAAAGGAGTTCTGCCAAGCGGACAAGTAGTAGCTGTGAAGCATATACATCAAAGTAGTACTTCTGATTCTTTTCAACGCGAAGTTGAAGGGCTTTCGCGAGTTAGGCATCCGAATCTTGTGTGTCTTTTCGGTTATTGTAGCGAAGGAGATGATCGGTATCTTGTTTACGAGTATTGTTCAGCTGGAAATCTGGCTCAGCATCTCCTCA GAAAGGAAAATCTTCTGACATGGGAAAGAAGAGTTCAAATCCTGAGAGACTGCGCACTTGGACTCAGATACCTCCACCATTATATAGATGGTTGCGTCGTTCATAGAGATATTAAG CTTACAAACATACTTTTGACTGAGAATTTGGATCCAAAACTGTCTGATTTTGGATTGGCAAAGATGTTGGGTATGGAAGAGAGCAAAGTATTTACGGATGTTAGAGGAACCATTGGGTACATGGACCCAGAATATATGACCAATGCCAAGCTAACATGTGCAAGTGACATCTATAGTTTTGGCATTGTCATTCTCCAAATCTTATCAGGCCAAAAAGTCATTGATTTGGACCTTGATGCCAGAGACCAGCTCACAAGAAAA GCAAAGGATGTAATAATGAGAAAACGTCCTGTGACAGATTTTGAAGATCCAAGGCTTAAAGGACAAGTTAATAGGGCTGATTTTGAAGCAATCTTGCAAATCGCAGTATTATGTGTCGCTAAATCAAGCAAAGGACGACCAACTATGGATGTTGTCTTTGAAGAGATGGAGAAAGCCTGCAAAAATACAAGTGCATACATG AAGAAATTAAGGGGCGAAACCAACACATCAGCAACGTCAATATCAATGTCCATGGAGGCAATTCCAGTTTAA
- the LOC126671137 gene encoding syntaxin-related protein KNOLLE, translating into MNDLMTKSFVSYVDLKKEAMRDLEAGPDPDLEIANASNTMDRNLGLFLEEAENIKKEMDLIRDVLLVSLKESNEEIKSLHKPEALKSVRNKINSDIVTVLKKARTIKSQLEEMDRANSANRRLSGFKEGTPIYRTRVAVTNGLRKKLKELMMDFQVLRQKMMTEYKETIGRRYFTVTGENPDDEIIDKIISDGNGGEEFLKCAIQEHGKGKVLETVVEIQGRHDAAKEIEKSLLELHQVFLDMAVMVEAQGEQLDDIEHHVLNASHYVKDGAKELKSAKDYQRGSRKWMCIGIILLLIIILVVVIPIIVSFSHS; encoded by the coding sequence ATGAATGATTTGATGACAAAATCCTTCGTTAGCTATGTGGATTTAAAAAAAGAGGCCATGAGAGATTTAGAAGCTGGTCCTGACCCTGATCTTGAAATAGCTAATGCATCCAACACCATGGACCGTAACCTTGGTTTATTTCTTGAAGAAGCTGAGAATATCAAGAAAGAAATGGACTTAATTCGTGATGTTCTTCTTGTTTCTCTCAAGGAATCAAACGAAGAAATCAAATCATTGCATAAACCCGAAGCCTTAAAGTCGGTCCGAAACAAGATCAATTCAGACATTGTTACTGTCCTAAAGAAAGCAAGAACCATCAAGTCTCAGCTTGAAGAGATGGACCGTGCCAACTCAGCTAATAGGCGGCTCTCCGGGTTTAAGGAAGGAACACCAATTTACAGGACGAGGGTGGCTGTTACTAACGGTTTACGCAAGAAACTAAAGGAGCTTATGATGGATTTTCAGGTGCTGAGACAGAAAATGATGACTGAGTATAAAGAAACAATCGGGAGAAGGTATTTTACGGTCACGGGAGAGAATCCTGACGATGAAATCATCGACAAGATCATATCAGACGGTAATGGGGGTGAGGAGTTTTTGAAGTGTGCAATTCAGGAGCATGGAAAAGGGAAAGTGTTGGAGACAGTAGTGGAGATACAAGGTCGGCACGACGCGGCCAAAGAGATTGAGAAGAGCTTGTTGGAGCTGCACCAAGTGTTTCTTGATATGGCTGTGATGGTTGAGGCGCAAGGCGAGCAATTAGATGATATCGAGCATCATGTTTTGAACGCGAGTCATTATGTTAAGGATGGTGCGAAAGAGCTGAAGAGTGCTAAGGATTATCAGAGGGGGAGTAGGAAATGGATGTGCATTGGGATTATACTTTTGTTGATTATTATTCTTGTGGTTGTGATTCCTATTATTGTTAGTTTTAGTCATTCTTGA
- the LOC126674855 gene encoding violaxanthin de-epoxidase, chloroplastic — protein MALTANSICLSHEESISCCFKSGLSTSDKRFHWRREFHSQNVVVCKIFPKSRKSRYVKLMSTHRKNHQLLELSSSRVSSWTNKFFSVCSRGSSITKVKELFDFLMMGMSNSRQFQHLEVAALVACALIIIPSADAVDALKTCTCLLKECRLELAKCIANPACAANVACLQTCNNRPDETECQIKCGDLFENSVVDQFNECAVSRKKCVPQKSDVGEFPVPDPAALVKNFNISDVTGKWFITSGLNPTFDVFDCQLHEFHMESNKLVGNLTWRIRTPDSGFFTRTAVQKFVQDPENPGILYNHDNEFLHYQDDWYILSSKIENSADDYIFVYYRGRNDAWDGYGGAVIYTRSSVLPESIIPELERAAKSVGRDFNTFIRTDNTCGPEPPLVERIEKTVEEGEKTIIREVEEIEEEVEKIEKTELSLLERLAEGLKELQQDEQYILRELSKEEKEILDGLQLEASEVEKLFGQALPIRKLR, from the exons ATGGCTTTAACAGCAAACTCTATCTGTTTGTCTCATGAGGAAAGTATTAGTTGTTGCTTCAAATCGGGACTTTCGACAAGTGACAAAAGATTTCATTGGAGGAGAGAATTTCATTCTCAAAATGTAGTTGTGTGTAAAATCTTCCCCAAAAGTAGAAAATCAAGATATGTTAAGTTGATGAGTACTCACAGGAAGAATCACCAGTTGCTCGAGCTAAGCAGCTCGCGTGTCTCTAGCTGGACGAACAAGTTTTTCTCGGTGTGTAGCAGGGGCTCGAGTATAACTAAG GTTAAAGAATTGTTTGATTTCTTGATGATGGGTATGTCAAATAGTCGCCAATTCCAGCACTTGGAAGTTGCCGCCTTAGTGGCATGTGCATTGATAATCATTCCATCAGCTGATGCTGTCGATGCTCTCAAAACTTGCACTTGTTTATTGAAGGAGTGCAG GCTAGAATTGGCCAAGTGTATTGCAAATCCAGCATGTGCAGCCAATGTTGCTTGCCTTCAGACCTGCAATAACCGCCCTGACGAGACTGAATGTCAG ATCAAATGTGGGGACTTGTTTGAGAACTCTGTTGTTGATCAGTTCAATGAATGTGCAGTCTCAAGAAAGAAGTGTGTACCTCAGAAGTCTGATGTTGGGGAGTTTCCCGTCCCTGACCCTGCTGCTCTTGTCAAAAACTTTAACATTTCGGATGTCACTGGGAAGTGGTTCATTACAAGTGGCCTAAATCCTACCTTTGATGTCTTTGATTGCCAGTTACATGAATTCCATATGGAATCTAACAAACTTGTCGGAAATCTGACATGGAGAATCCGAACTCCAGATAGTGGCTTTTTCACTCGAACAGCTGTGCAGAAGTTTGTTCAAGATCCTGAGAATCCTGGAATACTCTACAATCACGACAACGAGTTTCTTCATTATCAAGATGATTG GTATATTTTGTCATCCAAGATAGAGAATAGCGCTGATGATTACATATTCGTGTACTATCGCGGCAGAAATGATGCGTGGGATGGATACGGCGGCGCTGTAATATACACAAGAAGTTCTGTTTTGCCGGAAAGCATTATACCTGAGCTGGAAAGAGCGGCTAAAAGCGTCGGGCGAGATTTCAACACGTTCATCAGGACAGACAATACTTGTGGACCTGAGCCTCCGCTTGTTGAGAGAATCGAGAAGACAGTAGAGGAAGGGGAGAAAACCATTATACGCGAGGTAGAAGAAATCGAAGAGGAGGTAGAGAAGATTGAAAAAACGGAATTGAGCTTGCTTGAGAGATTGGCAGAAGGGTTAAAAGAGCTCCAGCAAGATGAGCAATATATCCTGAGAGAGCTAagtaaagaagaaaaagaaatattGGATGGACTGCAATTGGAAGCAAGTGAGGTAGAAAAACTCTTCGGACAAGCATTGCCAATCAGGAAATTAAGATAG
- the LOC126675137 gene encoding aquaporin SIP1-2-like isoform X1 has translation MNTTIKITETLRFLFNFYRKNNYKDQICNMGAVKAALGDAVITFMWVFCSSMFGLFTALIATALGVQNYVLATLFITTNLVFVFVFLFGLIAQLLGGASFNPTGTAAFYAVGVGSNHLFSMALRFPAQAAGAVGGALAILEVIPLQYKHMLGGPTLKVDLHTGAIAEGVLTFLISFAVLLIILRGPRNSILQNWLIAVVTVVLVVSGSKYTGPSMNPANAFGWAYINKWHNTWEQFYVYWICPFVGAILAAWAFRFVFPPPAAPKQKKA, from the exons ATGAACACAACTATAAAAATCACAGAAACTTTGAggtttttgttcaatttttatcgaaaaaataattacaaagaTCAAATCTGCAATATGGGTGCAGTAAAAGCAGCATTGGGTGATGCGGTTATAACGTTTATGTGGGTGTTTTGTTCGTCGATGTTCGGATTATTTACTGCACTTATAGCAACTGCACTTGGAGTTCAGAATTATGTTTTGGCGACGCTTTTTATTACTACGaatcttgtttttgttttcgtGTTCTTGTTTGGTTTGATCGCTCAGTTGCTGGGTGGAGCTAGCTTTAATCCCACTGGTACTGCTGCATTTTATGCTGTTGGTGTCGGTAGtaatcatcttttttctatggCTCTTCGATTTCCTGCTCAG GCAGCGGGTGCTGTAGGTGGTGCATTGGCGATCTTGGAGGTGATTCCGTTGCAGTACAAGCACATGCTTGGAGGCCCAACATTGAAAGTTGACTTGCATACTGGAGCCATTGCCGAGGGGGTGCTAACCTTTTTAATCAGTTTTGCTGTTCTTTTAATCATCCTGAGAGGTCCACGAAACTCGATTCTCCAGAACTGGCTGATTGCTGTTGTGACCGTGGTATTAGTTGTTTCAGGTTCTAAATACACTGGCCCTTCCATGAATCCGGCTAAT GCTTTTGGGTGGGCATACATAAACAAATGGCACAACACATGGGAGCAATTCTATGTTTATTGGATTTGCCCTTTCGTCGGAGCAATATTGGCGGCTTGGGCCTTCCGCTTCGTATTCCCACCGCCGGCGGCGCCAAAACAGAAGAAAGCCTGA
- the LOC126671817 gene encoding pentatricopeptide repeat-containing protein At5g15010, mitochondrial, with protein sequence MRVTRIITSNIKKFSILYSNNSLLISPHVEQQNLHYAISTIKTAITNPFSSNFPVPFSSTNLETPPKISNNHEELSSETDHSDSNNDDDDDDNIRRLKLKNDDSFVKDVKTVVNVLNQLSGNPVEMKNKIEQCGVKVTHELVTEVLSRVRNDWEAAFTFFLWAGKQPGYSHSVSEYHSMISILAKMRKFDTAWSLIDEMRGVKTGISLVTPQTLLIMIRRYCAVHDVARAINTFYAYKRFKFDRGIDEFQSLLSALCRYKNVQDAEHLMFCNKDVFPFNTKSFNIVLNGWCNVIGSPREAERVWGEMCKRRISYDVVSYASIISCYSKAGNLYKVLKLYDRIKEMGIQADRKVYNAVIHALAKGRHVKEAINLMKTMEENGITPNTVTYNSLIRPLCKAQKLDEARGVFDEMLQRGHSPTVQTYHAFFRKLRTGDEVFALLKSMRKIGCQPIIDTYIMLIRKFCRWRQFDDVFKVWNEMSENGIGPDRSSYIVLIHGLFLNGKLEEAYKYYADMLGKHLLPEPKIDEMLQTWFSNKQIAECQVKELKGDQFDCSPSGRQNRATSSRFNHEKDFIQQTDTRTVVRERGFSLGQ encoded by the coding sequence ATGAGAGTTACCAGAATCATAACTTCAAACATAAAGAAATTCTCAATTTTATACTCCAATAATTCCCTTCTCATTTCACCTCATGTAGAACAACAAAACCTTCATTATGCAATTTCCACCATTAAAACCGCTATCACAAACCCCTTTAGTTCCAATTTCCCTGTCCCTTTCTCTTCAACAAATCTTGAAACCCCaccaaaaatttcaaataaccATGAGGAATTGTCTAGTGAGACTGATCATAGTGATTCTAATAATGACGACGACGACGACGATAACATTAGGCGGTTGAAGTTAAAAAATGATGATAGTTTTGTTAAAGATGTGAAAACCGTTGTGAATGTACTAAATCAGTTGAGTGGCAATCCTGTGGAAATGAAAAACAAGATTGAACAATGTGGAGTTAAGGTCACACATGAGTTAGTCACAGAGGTTTTGTCTAGAGTAAGAAATGACTGGGAGGCTGCATTTACTTTCTTTCTGTGGGCTGGTAAGCAGCCGGGCTATTCGCATTCGGTGAGCGAATATCATTCCATGATTTCCATTCTTGCGAAAATGAGAAAATTCGACACAGCCTGGTCGTTGATTGATGAGATGCGAGGAGTTAAGACGGGTATCTCTCTTGTTACACCTCAGACTTTGCTTATTATGATTAGGAGATATTGTGCTGTACATGATGTTGCTAGAGCTATAAATACTTTTTATGCGTATAAGCGGTTTAAATTTGATAGGGGTATTGATGAATTTCAGTCTCTTTTATCTGCTCTTTGTCGTTACAAGAATGTTCAAGATGCTGAGCATTTGATGTTTTGTAATAAAGATGTTTTCCCGTTTAATACCAAGAGTTTTAATATTGTGCTCAATGGGTGGTGTAATGTGATTGGTAGTCCTCGTGAAGCTGAGAGAGTATGGGGGGAAATGTGCAAGAGGCGTATTAGTTATGATGTTGTGTCGTATGCGAGTATTATATCTTGTTACTCAAAGGCGGGTAATCTTTATAAAGTGCTTAAGCTGTATGATCGGATAAAGGAGATGGGTATTCAAGCAGATAGGAAGGTTTACAATGCTGTTATCCATGCTCTTGCAAAAGGTAGACATGTCAAAGAAGCTATCAATCTCATGAAGACAATGGAAGAGAATGGTATTACTCCTAATACTGTCACGTACAATTCACTGATCAGACCATTATGTAAGGCACAGAAATTGGATGAGGCTAGAGGGGTCTTTGATGAGATGTTACAGCGTGGTCACTCTCCAACTGTACAGACTTATCATGCATTCTTTCGTAAATTAAGGACAGGGGATGAAGTGTTTGCTCTCTTGAAGAGTATGAGAAAGATAGGCTGCCAGCCAATTATTGATACTTACATTATGTTGATTAGAAAATTTTGTCGATGGCGTCAGTTTGATGATGTCTTTAAGGTGTGGAATGAGATGAGTGAGAATGGCATAGGTCCTGATCGTAGCTCATATATTGTGCTGATACATGGACTCTTCTTAAATGGGAAGTTGGAGGAAGCATATAAATACTATGCAGATATGTTGGGAAAACATTTATTGCCAGAGCCTAAGATAGATGAGATGCTTCAAACTTGGTTTTCCAATAAGCAAATAGCTGAATGTCAAGTGAAAGAATTGAAAGGTGATCAATTTGATTGCAGTCCATCAGGCAGGCAAAATAGAGCAACCTCTAGTAGATTTAATCATGAGAAGGATTTTATCCAGCAAACTGATACTAGAACAGTTGTAAGAGAACGAGGATTTTCCTTGGGTCAGTAG
- the LOC126671819 gene encoding apyrase 2-like: MKRPMVPRYESLSDKIHRHRSLLLVVSIPVMLILFVLFVMPSRSPSAVVKEYELDNLNRKMSPALRGGRRYAVIFDAGSSGSRVHVYCFDKNMDLVPMGKDLELFVQIKGGLSAYASDPQAAANSLFPLLDKAESVVPKDQRPTTPVRVGATAGLRALGVDASDRILDSVRDLLRDRSHLKFEDDGVTVLDGSQEGSYEWVTINYLLGNLGKSYSDTVGVVDLGGGSVQMAYAISKADAAKAPRVSDGEDTYVKEMHLMNTDYHLYVHSYLKYGLLAARAEILKASEDSDNACIPKGYDGIYKYGGVNYKASATPSGSSLEGCRSLALKALKVNESTCTHMKCTFGGIWNGGGGDGQKNLFVASFFFDRAAEAGFIDPAQPVATVHPGNFEEAAKRACELKIDDAKSTYPRVEESNLPYLCMDLVYQYTLLVDGFALEPWQQITLVKQVKYRDSRVEAAWPLGSAIEALSVSK, encoded by the exons ATGAAGCGTCCGATGGTGCCGCGCTATGAGTCGCTGTCTGATAAGATCCACCGGCACCGGAGCTTGTTGTTAGTGGTTTCGATACCtgttatgttgattttgtttgttttatttgttatgCCGAGTCGATCGCCGAGTGCTGTTGTGAAGGAATACGAGTTAGATAATTTAAATAGGAAAATGTCGCCGGCGTTGAGAGGTGGGAGGAGATATGCGGTTATTTTTGATGCCGGAAGCTCCGGTAGTAGAGTTCATGTTTATTGTTTTGATAAGAATATGGATCTTGTTCCCATGGGTAAAGATCTCGAGCTTTTTGTTCag ATTAAAGGAGGGTTGAGCGCGTATGCAAGTGACCCACAAGCTGCAGCTAATTCGCTTTTTCCGTTGCTTGATAAGGCAGAAAGTGTTGTCCCTAAAGATCAACGGCCGACTACTCCTGTCAGAGTTGGG GCTACTGCTGGTTTAAGGGCATTGGGTGTTGATGCATCAGATAGAATATTAGATTCA GTTAGGGATCTCCTGAGAGATAGGAGTCACCTGAAATTCGAGGATGATGGAGTTACTGTTCTTGATGGTTCTCAAGAAGGTTCTTATGAATGG GTGACAATAAATTATCTATTAGGAAATTTGGGCAAGTCGTATTCAGATACAGTTGGAGTGGTTGATCTGGGTGGTGGATCTGTTCAAATGGCATATGCTATCTCTAAGGCAGATGCTGCAAAGGCCCCAAGGGTATCAGATGGAGAGGATACATATGTAAAAGAAATGCATTTGATGAATACTGATTATCACCTTTATGTCCACAG TTACCTTAAGTATGGTTTATTAGCAGCTCGTGCTGAAATTTTGAAGGCGTCTGAAGATTCTGACAATGCATGCATCCCGAAAGGCTATGATG GTATTTACAAATATGGAGGAGTGAACTATAAAGCATCAGCTACTCCTTCTGGTTCAAGTTTGGAAGGATGTAGAAGTCTTGCTTTAAAGGCTCTCAAAGTAAATGAATCAACATGTACTCACATGAAATGCACATTTGGGGGAATATGGAACGGTGGAGGTGGGGATGGACAAAAGAATTTGTTTGTCGCTTCATTCTTTTTTGACAGGGCTGCTGAG GCTGGTTTTATTGATCCTGCTCAACCAGTCGCCACAGTTCATCCCGGGAATTTCGAGGAGGCAGCCAAGCGTGCTTGTGAATTGAAAATTGATGACGCAAAATCCACATATCCACGTGTAGAAGAGAGCAATCTGCCCTACTTATGCATGGATCTTGTGTACCAGTATACATTGCTTGTCGACGGATTCG CTCTTGAACCTTGGCAACAAATTACATTAGTGAAGCAGGTCAAATACCGTGATTCCCGTGTTGAAGCAGCATGGCCACTAGGCAGTGCCATAGAGGCTCTGTCAGTGTCAAAATGA